In Acidisarcina polymorpha, the DNA window AATGGGTCTGGTCGAGTTGGGCGAGAAAACCGGCCTTTCCGCAAGCTTCCTCTCGCAGCTGGAGACCGGACGAGTGGTTCCGACGATTCGCAATCTCGCTCGTGTGGCCATGGTATTCGGCAAGGACATCTCCTATTTCTTCCAAGCCGACCGCGAGGCCTTATTTCGCATTTCCAGGCGAAAAGACCGGGTCAGGCTGCCACAGGGCGAAGGTGCTAATCCAACCTACATCGCCGAAAGCTTCGGGATTCTGGTTCCGGATAACGCGATGAAGCCGTGCATAGCCGAGTTCCTACCGGCGAGCCGTACTGCTGGTTTTCATCCGACCATGTTCCAAGGATACGAGATCGTGTTTGCGATCGTGGGACCATTAGCGATCAAGTTCGGCGATAAGTGTGAAGTGCTGGAAACCGGCGATTCGGTTTACCTCGATGCTGGAACCTCGCGGACCTATGGCGCCGCGGCCGATGCAGTGGCCAAGGCAATGGTGATCAGTTTACCGGCAAGAGACGCTCAAGGAGTAGCACCCGCCAGTCGCCGCCCCGTTCCAGATAGCGCCAGCCGCAGGCAGCCCTCTAACTTCTGAGACAACCACAGAGGTCATTCCCCGATGCGGGGAGAGCAGTGAGCGAGCCTTGCTCCCTTTGCGCCCAACCGGCATCCAAGGCGCAGCGGTGATTTGCCGCTTGAGGAGAACCTTGTGTCCGATAGAACGTCTGTAAACGTCACCCCCGAAGAGTTAGAAAAGACTAAGCACGCTCCGGCAACGGAGGGCATCCCTGAGTTGATCCTGAAGCGATGGAGTCCTCGTGCTTTTGCCGACCGCCTCATTCCGGCCGAGGATCTGAAACGGCTGTTTGTGGCCGCGAGCTGGGCTGCTTCCTCCTATAACGAACAGCCGTGGAGGTTTTTTCTCGGGCGAAGGGGCGATGAGACTTATAAGAAGATCTTTAATTCGCTTGTCGAGTTCAACCAATCATGGGCGAAAAGCGCCCCGGTGCTGGTGCTCTCGATCGGTAAGAAGACCTTTACCCAGAACGGCGGCCCCAACGCCTATGCGTTGCATGACACGGGAGCGGCAACCGCGTATCTCTCCCTGCAAGCGGCCGCTGAGGGACTGCACACCCACTCGATGGCCGGCTACGACAAGGAACTGGCGCGAGCGTCTTTTGGCATACCATCCGACTTCGATATGGGCGCGGTGACGGCAATCGGGTATTTGGGTGATCCCGCAAGTTTGCCAAGTGATCTGCAGAAAACGGAACTGGAGCCTCGCAAGCGCAAGCCGGTTTCGGAGTTTGTTTTCGCCGACTGGGAGAAACCGGCATCGTTCTAGAGCCATGAGACGGAAGTTGATCCGGCCCTCCTTACACGGGTGAGTGCCGAGCCGCGAGACGCCGCTTCTCCTGCTGTTCCTAGCAAAATTATTCCCCATTGCCAAAACCTTTGCCGGGGTCCCAGACTAGATGGCGACCCGGCAAAGCGTTCTGCAACTAAATATTGAGGTTAAGTTGCAAATTGCGGGATGAGTTCGTGTGCTTCAGCTTCAGAGAAATTCATAGACAATTAATTGAGGCGGGATCTGAGCCGCGACTTATTCGGTAGGCTGCTGATAACTGTGTCGTTTTTGCGGGGTCTTGGATGCCGAGAATAGGATCGGCAATCGGGATTTTTGCCAGGAGGACGTCTGCGGCTCTTTCTGTTTGTTCTCGGCCTTCTGCTGTCGGTGGCAAGGCCTTTGCTAGCGCAAGAGACTCTGCCGGTGGCAACCCATAGTCGAACAAAGCCTGATGCGGCGATCTTCGACCCCCCTGCGGCTGCGCCGATCAATTGGCAGGTAGCCGCGCAAGAGACTGTCGCCGCCGCCACGACGGGTACCTCACAGTCCGCCGAGGCGGAAGCTGAACAGCCTTCCCTGGTCTTGCCGATGACCACGATGTTTCCTCATTCGGAGACCTGGCCACTCTGGATTTCAGGTCAAACCAATATCATTTTCCAAGCTCATCCTTCCTTCCATTCGCCTTATCAGGGGAGGAACAGTTTTCAGGGAGCAGGCGAATACAAGACGTCGTTGCTTGGAACGCTCTACACCGGTTTACAGGTTCCTGGCACCCATAAGCTGCTGGAGGTCCTCTTTGATGAAGAAGCCGCGGGAGGACGTGGTCTCAGCGAGGCGCTTGGGCTGGCCGGTTTCACCAACTTGGATGTAGTGCGGAACCCGAACCTCGGTTCGGTGCCCTATGTAGCTCGCTGGGTGGTTCAGGGTACGATTCCGCTCACCTCTGAGACGGTCGAAGTGGAGCGCGGACCGTTCTCCATGGCGACGACAGCTGCCGTGAGGCGATTGACGCTGCACGTCGGCAAGATGAGCATTCCCGATCTATTCGACCAGAACGCGGTGGGGAGTGACAGCCATCTCCAGTTTACAAACTGGGCGATCGACAATAACGGCGCCTACGACTATGCCGCCGATACGCGAGGATATACGAAGGGCGCCGCGCTTGAGTATTTTGACCGGAGGTGGGCGGTACGCTATGGGATCTTCCAAATGCCCACAGTCGCGAATGGCATCAACCTCGACTGGGCGTTCTCGCGGGCGCGGGGTGAAAACCTGGAGGTGGAACTGGAACTCGGTTTGCTCCCCACGAAGTGGCCGGGAAAGATCCGCCTGCTCAGCTACTGGAACCATGCCCACATGGGCGTTTACCGTCAGGCCATCAACGCTTTTTTAGACGGAGAAGATGCGGTGCCGGACATTACCAGGCACGAGCACTTCGGAGCGGTGAAATATGGGTTTGGCTTCAACACCGAACAGCAGGTAACTCCTGATTTTCGCGCCTTTGCCCGATTTGGATGGAACGAGGGTCAACATGAGTCCTTCGCCTACACCGAGATCGATCAGACGGTGTTGTTTGGGGGAGATCTGGCTGGCCGGAGATGGGGACGGCCGGTGGATAAGATTGGAGTAGCTTTTGTAACTGACGGAATTTCAAAAGATCATTCCCAGTACCTCAAATTGGGCGGATACGGGTTTATTCTTGGAGACGGCACGCTGAAGTACGGACGAGAGAATATCCTGGAGACCTATTACAACCTTCATGCATGGCGTGGCCTCTTTTACGCACTCGGATTCAGCTTCATCAACGACCCGGGATATAACCGCGACCGCGGTCCGGCCTATGTTCCTTCGATCCGCGCCCACGTCGATTTCTGATGTGAGCGTGTGGCCACTGCTGGCAGCGAGAGCAAGTTTCTTATTGGCACTCCCTTTTCCCGGTTGGTACAGCCTGAGGAATTCGATCCGCCGGTCGTGCCGGCGCCTAATCAACAAGAGAAGTGCCCCAGACTCTCCTGTCTGGAACTGTGCAAAAGAGAACAGTTTTTCCCCGAATCAGTAGCCAAACTGGGCGAAATCTCCGGAGCACTGAACAGAAGTGATCGTTGAGGCAAAATTCGGCGGGAGCGGTAAACAATTTTGCTGAGAAGCCCTAGTAAATCTGGCCCGGTTTGGCTGCGCTCAACCTGGGCCTAACGTCACCGTCGTTTTACGAAGTGCATACGAAAGTGCGGTCTTATGAAGGTGCCGCTGGATGATCTACTCGAACAATGGTTTTGAGCCGGCAACTTTCCTTGCAAACGCCGGGTTGGGCCGTCGCATCGTGCAACTGAAGAGAAAAGAAGCGTTCTTTACCCAGGGACAGCCGGCAAACGCCGTTTATTACCTCCGTAAAGGAAGGGCCAAGCTTGCAGTCGTCTCTAAAAGCGGTAAAGAGGCGACCCTCACTCTGCTCGGACCGGGCGATTTCGTTGGCGAGGAGTCGGTGGCGGCCGTGGCTGGTCTGCACCTGGCGACGGCCACCGCTATTACCCAATGCACCGCGATCCGAGTCGAGAGGAAAGAGATGATCCGGGTCATCCATGAGGAGCCTGCTTTTGCAGACTTCTTCATGTCTTTCCTGCTGACCCGCAGCATGAGGATCCAGGCCGACCTGGTTGATCAACTGTTCAACTCGAGCGAGAAGCGGCTGGCGCGCATTCTCTTGTTGATGGCGGAGTTTTGCGCATCCGGTGAGCCGGAGATCTTCATCCCGAAGATCAGCCAGGAGATGTTGGCGGAGATGATCGGCACTACCCGCTCGCGGGTAAGCTTTTTCATGAATCGATTTCGCAAGCTTGGATTTATTGAATACAACGGCCGAATCCGGGTGCATAAGTCACTGCTCAACGTAATTTTGCACGACTGAAAGTCTGGCCTTTGGCGGTGGACAGATCACGCCCTGCCTTTCTGGAGTTTCCCGCCCGGCGCCGAATGGTTGCGACTTGCACGAGTTGCCTCGCCACGGCGTCTTAGGAGTGGTGCTCTCTTTTGCACCCTACTTTCCCGAGATCGAATTAGCAGGAGCAGGCGTGTGATACTGTCGCTTGCATGACGCTCGGAAGAGACCTCGGAAACCGGGAAGAGCAACGCATGGATGTCGAGAATGAGGACCCTTCCGAGAGTGGAAGATTGAATGACAAGGCGATCTCTTGTCAAAGACTAACGCGATGCTTCGGCACGTTTACGGCTGTGAACGACGTTTCCTTCAGCGTTGCGCGCGGCCAGTTCTTTGGATTTCTTGGGCCGAATGGGGCGGGGAAGTCGACCACCATTAAAATGCTGACAGGGCTCCTGGAGCCGACCTCCGGGCAGGTGCAGATTCTCGGGCGCGATTTCGGAGCGAGCGCCCTTGCGCTCAAACGACAGATCGGAGTTGTGCCAGAAGGCATGGCGCTGCTAGGGCGTCTGACGGCTCCGGAGTATCTCCGGTTTGTGGGCCGGATGTATGGACTGGATCAAGAGACGACCAGTCGCCGCACTGAGGAGCTCTTGGAGTTCATGAGCCTGGCCAACGAGTCCAAAAAGTTGATTACCGATTTTTCCCACGGGATGCAGAAGAAGCTGGCGCTCGCTGCGGCGGTCATTCATGGGCCCAAGGTGTTATTTCTGGATGAGCCTTTCGAAGGCGTGGACGCGCTGGCGTCAGGCACTTTGAAGGCAATGCTTCAGGGGATGATCCATCGCGGGGTCACGATCTTTTTGACTTCGCATGTACTCGAGATTGTGGAGCGGCTTTGCAGCCATGTAGCGATCATTCACAAAGGGCGGCTGGTGGCCCATGGATCGCTCGATGAGTTGCGTGCAGGCGTGTCGCCGCATTCGGCGGGGGGCGCAGCCTCAGGAAAGCTGACCCTCGAGGAGATGTTCCTGAGCATTGTGGGTGCTGGGCACGAGTCGGTCCCCCAGGAACTGTCATGGCTGGCTTAACTGACTTCGGCGGAAATTTTGAAGAGCGTTTTATTCTAGGTTCGATGGCGCGCTCGCAGTATGCGGCAGTGGTTCGGATGCGCGCGCAAATGCTGGTCAATTCACTGCGCTCGACGCGGGGAAGGTTTGAACTGGGAGCGCGCATCTTTGGAAGCGCCTTCCTGGCTCTAGTCTGGCTCGGGATCGGAGTAGGCTGTGGGGCGGTGGCGCATGAGATCGCCTCCGATCGTTCGCTGAATTATCTTCCGATGCTGTTATGGCCAGTGCTGATCATGTGGCAGACGCTCCCGTTGATGCTGGCTTCCACGCAGGAGAATGTGGATTTCAGTGTGCTGCGCCGCTTTCCAGTGAGCTTTGGATCGTATTCGTTACTCTATTTATCTTTTGGGATTTTCGATCCTTCCTCCTTGATGGGCGGCATCGCGCTGTTCGGTATCTGGATCGGCCTGGTAACAGCGCAGGGGAGTCTCGCGCTCCCTGCAGCGGTGGCGCTAGGCGTCTTTGGGTTGTTCAACTTCTTGCTGACCCGGATGATCTTTATCTGGATCGAACGCTGGCTGGCCAAGAGGCGATCGAAAGAAATCCTGGGCATGGTAATGCTGTTTCTCTTCCTGGGACTGCAGTTGCTGAATCCGGCGCTTCATCGAGGAAGTCAACACGCAGCTTCGATGAACCGGGCCGAGTTGATGACGGCCGCGAACATGGTTGGTCGTGTGCAGAGACTGTTCCCGCCTGGAATGACGGGCAGTGAAATCGATCTGGCTGCGAAGCGGCGGATGGTTCCGGCGGGGTCGTTGCTGGCGGGGGTCGTAGCGTATTCGACGGCG includes these proteins:
- a CDS encoding XRE family transcriptional regulator — protein: MGEKSEAIVESVLAVDPAAVESLIEQRQLGDKIKRLRLRKSMGLVELGEKTGLSASFLSQLETGRVVPTIRNLARVAMVFGKDISYFFQADREALFRISRRKDRVRLPQGEGANPTYIAESFGILVPDNAMKPCIAEFLPASRTAGFHPTMFQGYEIVFAIVGPLAIKFGDKCEVLETGDSVYLDAGTSRTYGAAADAVAKAMVISLPARDAQGVAPASRRPVPDSASRRQPSNF
- a CDS encoding nitroreductase family protein, whose translation is MSDRTSVNVTPEELEKTKHAPATEGIPELILKRWSPRAFADRLIPAEDLKRLFVAASWAASSYNEQPWRFFLGRRGDETYKKIFNSLVEFNQSWAKSAPVLVLSIGKKTFTQNGGPNAYALHDTGAATAYLSLQAAAEGLHTHSMAGYDKELARASFGIPSDFDMGAVTAIGYLGDPASLPSDLQKTELEPRKRKPVSEFVFADWEKPASF
- a CDS encoding carbohydrate porin, with translation MATHSRTKPDAAIFDPPAAAPINWQVAAQETVAAATTGTSQSAEAEAEQPSLVLPMTTMFPHSETWPLWISGQTNIIFQAHPSFHSPYQGRNSFQGAGEYKTSLLGTLYTGLQVPGTHKLLEVLFDEEAAGGRGLSEALGLAGFTNLDVVRNPNLGSVPYVARWVVQGTIPLTSETVEVERGPFSMATTAAVRRLTLHVGKMSIPDLFDQNAVGSDSHLQFTNWAIDNNGAYDYAADTRGYTKGAALEYFDRRWAVRYGIFQMPTVANGINLDWAFSRARGENLEVELELGLLPTKWPGKIRLLSYWNHAHMGVYRQAINAFLDGEDAVPDITRHEHFGAVKYGFGFNTEQQVTPDFRAFARFGWNEGQHESFAYTEIDQTVLFGGDLAGRRWGRPVDKIGVAFVTDGISKDHSQYLKLGGYGFILGDGTLKYGRENILETYYNLHAWRGLFYALGFSFINDPGYNRDRGPAYVPSIRAHVDF
- a CDS encoding Crp/Fnr family transcriptional regulator, with product MIYSNNGFEPATFLANAGLGRRIVQLKRKEAFFTQGQPANAVYYLRKGRAKLAVVSKSGKEATLTLLGPGDFVGEESVAAVAGLHLATATAITQCTAIRVERKEMIRVIHEEPAFADFFMSFLLTRSMRIQADLVDQLFNSSEKRLARILLLMAEFCASGEPEIFIPKISQEMLAEMIGTTRSRVSFFMNRFRKLGFIEYNGRIRVHKSLLNVILHD
- a CDS encoding ABC transporter ATP-binding protein, which encodes MDVENEDPSESGRLNDKAISCQRLTRCFGTFTAVNDVSFSVARGQFFGFLGPNGAGKSTTIKMLTGLLEPTSGQVQILGRDFGASALALKRQIGVVPEGMALLGRLTAPEYLRFVGRMYGLDQETTSRRTEELLEFMSLANESKKLITDFSHGMQKKLALAAAVIHGPKVLFLDEPFEGVDALASGTLKAMLQGMIHRGVTIFLTSHVLEIVERLCSHVAIIHKGRLVAHGSLDELRAGVSPHSAGGAASGKLTLEEMFLSIVGAGHESVPQELSWLA